The window TTTGCAACCATTGCTAACTTTTGCACagtacaggttttttttttctcccccccccagtCCCGCTAGTCCACCGAGGCTCCCTGCTCAGATCTAATTTTCTTTTGTATGAATGTGAATTTGAGGCACTGCGAACGACGCAGAGTCCAGGTTCTCTTTGACTTTCGAACCTTACCTACGTCGACTTGGAGTGATGCCATTGTCGGTCGGTAATGCAGCCCACATAAACAAGTGAGGAAGTGGAACCATCGCAGTTGAAGTGCAAAAATTCCCCTGTGACTAACTGCCCTGAGCGTCACTTCAAGGACCTCTCTCATGTTTCTAATCTTACCCCTACTCTAAAACTCCAGCtaaggcttgaaaccctaatttggaaccctaaccttGACTTCAAgctctaatttcaaaacaaccCTATCCTTACTTTagaacccaaatttgaaatcaaattcttatttgaaaccctaacacaggCTTGAACcactattttgaaaacaaacccTTTTGTGAGACGCTAATCCTCTCTTGAAACCTAACTTTTGATTcaaactgtaatttgaaaccttaaacctAGTACAAACTCTAGCCCAGTCTTGAAACCCAATCCCTTCCTAGAAACCTGAGTTTAAGACCCCAATTTGAAAGCATTATTTGAAATCTTTGGGTTAGGGGTTAAGGTTAGCTAACTCTTACCCCTGCTTTGAAGCGctaacccagacttgaaaaGCCTACTTTGCAACCCTAACCTTGGCGACGAATGAGGCCTGgtgggaaaatggatttgatccCAATTTATTTCCCTTCGGCGGACGATCACAATGCGTGTTCCGGGTTTTGCCTTTTTTCCACTTCAGTGGCAGCAGGGGAAACAACAGCAGAAGATCTTCTTGCAAGGGTTCTCCTTCTTGTACCTGACGGCCTGGCGCACGTGGTTACCGGCGGCAACCACGTAGTCCTGGGTGTTGCGCACGTTGGCCTCGATGTCGTCCACAATGCAGCCCTGCTCCTCGGCCAGCACCGCCACCTGGAAGAAGAGGTCGCGCACGTCCCGTATGCGGCCCTCCAGCTCCCACAGCTGCCGGCGGCGGCTCTCGATCTCGCTCAGCGCCGAGCGGGCGCCGCGCGCATCCGCCGTCAGTAACCCGTCCCCGGCGAACACGTCCCACTTGCCCGTCATCATCATCTCATCGATCTGCGCCCGGCTCACCTCCCGCCCCACGATGGCCGCCTGCCGCTGGATGCGCGCCGTGCAGTTCTCTCGCTGCTCCATCTCGGCGCGGTTGTACTCCGTCATGGCCCGGCGGAAGCTCCCGGTCAGCGCGGCGTGCTGGCACCGCGCCACACGGGCCACCGCCGAGGAGTCGCCGTGCAGCCGCGCCAGCTCCTCGCTCAGCGCTCTCAGCCTCTCCAGCCGGGCGAAGATGGCCTCCCCGCGGGTCTTGATGCCGCGCCCCACGGCGTTGGCGTCCCGCTTGATGCTGCTGAAGCGCCGCACCGAGGTGAGGAAGCGACTGCTCTCCTTGCCCAGACGCGTGACATCCATGTTGAGGAGCAGCATCTCCTTCTTCATGGCTTGGACCTCCGTGCGGATTCCCCACATCGCCTCCTCCACGCTGAAAAGCGGCGCGGTAGACTCGTCCTGCTCCGAGTCCTCGCAATTGCCTGCCAGGCTGTACTCCACCGCCTCCGGGGGCCTGGCGGCGATGGCGTGGAGCTCGCTCAGTCTGTCGATCATCTTGCCCTGTGTGACAAACACAATTTATAGACGGCCTGATTATCGGCCGGGTCGATTACCATCACCGATATTCGACATTTCGATGCATATCGGCATCTGCCTTttaaaaactatccatccatccatccatccatccattttctgagccgcttctcctcactagggtcgcgggcgtgccggagcctatcccagctgtcatacGGTTGTTTTCATTTAACATGAAAGACAAGACATGCTGCAGAGCCTgttcaaaatttaaaacaaagcgGTTTATTGTcttaagacaaaaaacaaaaacaaaagttgaataAACATATCGTTTGCCAATTTACACAGTAAGGTGTCTGGGTTCGTGTTATTCAAAATTTCGACACCAACATTTTCCCCATTTACCGCAAATGA of the Phycodurus eques isolate BA_2022a chromosome 14, UOR_Pequ_1.1, whole genome shotgun sequence genome contains:
- the stx11a gene encoding syntaxin-11a, giving the protein MIDRLSELHAIAARPPEAVEYSLAGNCEDSEQDESTAPLFSVEEAMWGIRTEVQAMKKEMLLLNMDVTRLGKESSRFLTSVRRFSSIKRDANAVGRGIKTRGEAIFARLERLRALSEELARLHGDSSAVARVARCQHAALTGSFRRAMTEYNRAEMEQRENCTARIQRQAAIVGREVSRAQIDEMMMTGKWDVFAGDGLLTADARGARSALSEIESRRRQLWELEGRIRDVRDLFFQVAVLAEEQGCIVDDIEANVRNTQDYVVAAGNHVRQAVRYKKENPCKKIFCCCFPCCH